GCTAATTTGAAATCAACGATAGAGCTAACAGTTGAATTAGATGAAAATCGTGTGCCCGAACATTTAACATGGACAGCCCAAGATGGAGGTATAGATAATGAAGAAGCAAAAGCAATGCTACTGTCTGTTTGGGACAGTAAAAACCAAGAAACATTGCGTATAGATTTGTGGACTAAAGATATGCCTGTAGACGAA
Above is a window of Bizionia sp. M204 DNA encoding:
- the gldC gene encoding gliding motility protein GldC, yielding MANLKSTIELTVELDENRVPEHLTWTAQDGGIDNEEAKAMLLSVWDSKNQETLRIDLWTKDMPVDEMKLFFHQTLVAMSDTFNRATQDEKMTATMKDFCDYFAEKLELKK